A genomic stretch from Hoplias malabaricus isolate fHopMal1 chromosome 4, fHopMal1.hap1, whole genome shotgun sequence includes:
- the LOC136695697 gene encoding uncharacterized protein yields MEKGWLLLLLSDRVVETSILSKKTVEEVLLKMFNPFTLRGALALATTGALIYGIKRGGFSWIWGRKSQNNQDASLNMGVDGYICVGLLDNEANQHSSDHTPLNTESASVAASTSGSNEVDDSNVSSEQPGTSLRPARRTSAWYDLSKRGCTTKPLTAYALATGVHKGQLEARKYRPQVECRIVVIHDPEYEEMVRRFDETTFIGRTYRARGPKILEARTFIFLDEEPESSVKEEMPSTSQQQDVEGSVSGAEESGSSAGVVVQGNGHSESTSTEQCAPTPATQPGEEDIEGSASGAEESVSSAGVVVAQVLDHPESTSTEQCAPTPATNTRRWKIGSRLRKALRAFSCCSAASRDSNNEPEPGVQDEPHQNQGSRTPRRSGGFLRRLFHKRR; encoded by the exons ATGGAGAAAGGTTGGCTGTTGTTACTTCTCAGTGACCGGGTTGTGGAGACCAGCATCCTCTCCAAGAAGACCGTGGAGGAGGTGCTGCTCAAAATGTTCAACCCCTTCACGCTGAGGGGCGCCTTGGCTTTGGCCACCACCGGAGCTCTGATCTACGGCATCAAACGCGGTGGCTTTTCCTGGATCTGGGGAAGA AAATCACAAAACAATCAGGATGCTTCCCTGAACATGGGGGTAGATGGCTATATCTGTGTTGGCCTGCTGGACAATGAGGCAAACCAGCACAGTTCAGACCACACCCCACTGAACACCGAGAGTGCCTCAGTAGCTGCATCAACCTCTGGATCCAATGAGGTTGATGACAGCAACGTCAGTTCTGAGCAGCCTGGTACCAGTCTCCGTCCCGCCAGGAGGACTTCCGCTTGGTACGATCTATCAAAAAGAGGCTGCACGACAAAGCCCCTTACAGCCTACGCTCTCGCTACAGGGGTGCACAAAGGACAGCTGGAGGCACGGAAATATAGGCCACAAGTGGAGTGTCGTATTGTGGTCATTCATGACCCGGAGTACGAGGAGATGGTGCGGAGGTTTGACGAAACCACATTCATAGGTCGAACCTAtcgtgcgagaggtccgaagaTCTTAGAGGCACGGACCTTTATCTTCTTGGATGAAGAGCCTGAGAGCAGCGTCAAGGAAGAGATGCCTTCAACCAGTCAGCAGCAGGACGTTGAAGGCAGTGTCTCAGGTGCTGAAGAGAGCGGGTCATCGGCAGGAGTAGTGGTTCAAGGTAATGGCCACAGTGAGAGCACCAGCACAGAGCAGTGTGCTCCAACTCCTGCCACACAGCCAGGTGAAGAGGACATTGAAGGCAGTGCCTCAGGTGCTGAAGAGAGCGTGTCATCGGCAGGAGTAGTGGTGGCTCAAGTTCTTGACCACCCTGAGAGCACCAGCACAGAGCAGTGTGCTCCAACTCCTGCCACAaacaccagacggtggaagatTGGCTCCCGTCTGAGGAAGGCATTGAGAGCCTTCAGTTGCTGCTCTGCAGCCTCCAGAGACAGCAACAACGAACCTGAACCAGGGGTTCAGGACGAGCCCCATCAGAATCAGGGCTCCAGGACGCCTCGAAGATCTGGAGGGTTCCTGAGGAGGCTGTTCCACAAACGGAGATAA